AGGGCCTTTACTTTCCTATTCCAATACATGCGCCTTCTCCTCCAACAGTTTTTTAATACCGGGTACCAATATATCTATATCGCCAGCCCCTATGGTGGCCAACACATTAAAATCCAAGTCTTTGCCTAACGCTTCCAACACTTGGTCACGGTCTATCATCTTTTTGTTTTCAACTTGTAATTTGTCAAAAATCAACTGGGCCGTCACCCCTTCTATGGGCAACTCCCTGGCCGGATAGATATCCAACAGCCAAACCTCATCTGCCAGGCTCAGGCTTTGGGCAAATCCCTCTACAAAATCACGGGTGCGGGTAAATAAATGGGGTTGAAAAATTGCTCTGATAAACTTGCCGGGGTAAAGCGCCCTCACCGAATTCAGGAAAGCTTCTATCTCCCGGGGGTGGTGCGCATAATCGTCTAAATATACCCTTTTTTCCGACACATATACCTTTTCAAACCGCCTTTTTACGCCCGTATAAGCCGCAATTCCAGAATGAATTTTTTCAACCGGGACCCCCACCAAGGAAACTGCCTGCGCGGCCGCCAAAGCGTTCTCAACGTTGTGGAAACCCGGCACCTGCAAAGTGGTTTCAGGGAGTAGTAAGTTCCTGCCTTTGGCTGAAAATTTCATGGCGCCATCGGCAATTCTTACCTCGGTAGCACATAGTTCCTCATCCTCAAGCCCATAGCGAATTACCGTAACCGAAGGGTCTGCCGCCGCGGCAATGCTTTGGTCGGCGGTATGGTTGAGCAGCAGGTAACCGTGGGGCTTGATCTGCCGCACAAACTGCCGGAACGACTCCACCAATGCCTCCTTGGCCCCGTAAATATCCAGGTGATCTGGGTCAGTGGAGGTAATCACCGCTATGTCTGGGTACAGCGTCAGGAAGGACCGGTCATACTCATCTGCCTCTACCACCGCCAGCGCACGCTCTTCCTTTTGGTTAGGCAACAGCAGGTTGGAGCCCAGGTCGGTGGAGATGCCACCTAGGAAGGCCGAGGTGGAAACGCCGGCGTGGTGCAACAGGTGCGCCACCATGGATGAGGTGGTGGTTTTCCCGTGGGTACCGGCCACCGCCACCAGATATTGGTCCTTTGTAAGCAGCCCCAGCACCTGGGAGCGTTTCATAATGGTGTAGCCCTCCTCCTCCAGGTATTGCCGCTCTGCATGCGTAGCGGGCACGGCCGGGGTCAGCACCACCAGCGTTTCCTGCCTGTTTTTCCTAAAAGAGGCAGGAATCAGATCTACGCTATCCTCAAAATGAATCTGGGCTCCCTCCTCCCCTAGCTTCTGGGTAAGGGGCGTGGGCGTCTTGTCATAGCCAGCCACGGCAAAACCCTTGGCCAGAAACCAGCGGGCCAGCGCGCTCATGCCAATCCCGCCTATGCCCAGGAAGTAGATATGCTTGTATTGGTGCAGGTTCATTTGATCAGCTTCATCAATTCTTGCACAATGTCTTCAGTAGCCTGAGGCCGGGCCAGCTGCGCGATGTTCCGGCGCAACAATTGCTGTTTTTCCGTATCTGCAGCCAGGGCGAAAGCGGATCCCCAGAGTTTCCGCCCGGCATCCACGTCTTTCACCAGCATGGCAGCGTCTTTCTGCACCAGGGCCATGGCGTTCTTGGTCTGGTGGTCTTCGGCCACGTTGGGCGAAGGCACTAGAATGGAAGGCTTCTCCGCCAGGCACAACTCCGAGATAGACAAGGCGCCAGCTCGGGAAATAACCACGTCGGCGGCAGCGTAGGCCAGGTCCATGCGCCGGATGAAGTCAAAGGCTTTGATCTGGTCTTCTAAATAAGGCTGGGTGGCCGTCTGGGCCTGCGGATAAAAATTTTTACCGGTTTGCCAGATGAGGTTAAAGCCGGACTCCTGTATTTTCTGCAGCGCCGCCTCGGTGCTTTGATTCAGGGTACGCGCGCCCAGGCTTCCGCCAATCACCAGAAAGGTCTTGCGTGCCGGGTTCAACCCAAAGAAATCCATCGCCTCTAGCCTCTTGCCGTCCAGGTTTGCAATGTCGCGGCGCACTGGGTTGCCGGTGAGTACCAGCTTGGCGCTGGGGAAATACTTGTACATGCCGTCATAGGCCACGCACACCTTGTCTACTTTTTTGGCCAGGAGTTTATTGGTGATACCCGCGTGGGAATTCTGCTCCTGG
This Rufibacter radiotolerans DNA region includes the following protein-coding sequences:
- the murG gene encoding undecaprenyldiphospho-muramoylpentapeptide beta-N-acetylglucosaminyltransferase, with the translated sequence MPDKQYKFIISGGGTGGHIYPAVAIANEIKRLHPSAEILFVGAQGRMEMTRVPEAGYKIIGLWISGLQRRLTVDNLSFPLKVISSVRKAYQIIKDFQPDAVVGVGGYASGPLLYAATRMGIPSLIQEQNSHAGITNKLLAKKVDKVCVAYDGMYKYFPSAKLVLTGNPVRRDIANLDGKRLEAMDFFGLNPARKTFLVIGGSLGARTLNQSTEAALQKIQESGFNLIWQTGKNFYPQAQTATQPYLEDQIKAFDFIRRMDLAYAAADVVISRAGALSISELCLAEKPSILVPSPNVAEDHQTKNAMALVQKDAAMLVKDVDAGRKLWGSAFALAADTEKQQLLRRNIAQLARPQATEDIVQELMKLIK
- the murC gene encoding UDP-N-acetylmuramate--L-alanine ligase, with the translated sequence MNLHQYKHIYFLGIGGIGMSALARWFLAKGFAVAGYDKTPTPLTQKLGEEGAQIHFEDSVDLIPASFRKNRQETLVVLTPAVPATHAERQYLEEEGYTIMKRSQVLGLLTKDQYLVAVAGTHGKTTTSSMVAHLLHHAGVSTSAFLGGISTDLGSNLLLPNQKEERALAVVEADEYDRSFLTLYPDIAVITSTDPDHLDIYGAKEALVESFRQFVRQIKPHGYLLLNHTADQSIAAAADPSVTVIRYGLEDEELCATEVRIADGAMKFSAKGRNLLLPETTLQVPGFHNVENALAAAQAVSLVGVPVEKIHSGIAAYTGVKRRFEKVYVSEKRVYLDDYAHHPREIEAFLNSVRALYPGKFIRAIFQPHLFTRTRDFVEGFAQSLSLADEVWLLDIYPARELPIEGVTAQLIFDKLQVENKKMIDRDQVLEALGKDLDFNVLATIGAGDIDILVPGIKKLLEEKAHVLE